Genomic window (bacterium):
AGCAGCAAAATTCCCGGAAAGATGAAACGGATTTTCATAGAAAGTAGTATCGCATTTCTTTTATAAGAAACTCAATCTGGATGTCTATTCCACTGATACTTCATCTTTTTCTTATAGTTTTTCATGTGGAGTGGGAACTATGAGAAAATAGGCGTCCAGGCTGGCTTCAGGCGATCACGGAATGTTTAAGAGCAGATCATGAATCATAAAGACTGCGCAGCTGTTTATGTAGCTACCGGTGAAAAATTTGTTCAGGAGGCGAAACAATCCGCTGAAAGTCTTCGCCGGCAGATGCCCAATCTGAAAATCATTCTTCATTCAGACCGGATGGTTGAATCATCTTTGTTTGATCAGGTCATCAAAGTGGATCAGCCACATTACAGCGTAATTGATAAAACGAATTGCTACAGTGAGGTTTCGGAAAATCGTTTGTTGTTTCTGGATACCGATACGTTTGTAGCGGAACCGGTATTTGAAATTTTTGATTTACTCAATCGCTTTGAGCTTGCAGTTTCGCACGCGCCGTGGAGGATCTCGTGGGACCGGAAAACAAAGAGAAAATGGGGAATTGAAGGAATACCCGAAGCCTTTTCAGAGCCCAACACAGGAGTGATCGGTTTTCAAAACACACCAAAGGTGCAACTCGCTTTTCGTCGATGGCAGGAGCTTTACGAAATGCACCGTCAGCAGGGATCGGTTATGCACGACCAACCTGCATTTCGACAAACGATCTGGGAAAGCGACCTGAGTTTCTACATGCTTCCGCCTGAATACAATTGCAGGATCGTATTTCCAACATTCATCAACGGCACTGTCAAAATCCTTCATGCCCGGTTTGATGATCTGGACAGAATTGCTGAACGGATAAATGCTGAAAACGGAAATTAGATTTTCGATCCCTATTCAAAACGCGTTCTTTACGAATCAGATTTTAAAAAGCTAAGCAGCGGCCTGAAACGGTTGTTTCTTGATCTGTTTTTCTAGCGAAAACCGCAGGAGCAGTGTATGGACTCGAAAATTTTCGGCATTGGACTATCAAGAAGCGGGACAAGCAGTTTAACGGAAGCTCTAAGGATTCTGGGTTATACCGCTATCCATTCTCCTACAACTTTGCAGCAGATTCGAAAGCATCAGGCGGCTACAGACGCAGTGATCGCAGACAATTTTGAGCGATTGGACCATTTTTTCCCTGGAAGCAAATACATTTACACCATCCGTTCCCGCGATGCGTGGTTGGATTCCTGTGAAAAATTCTGGCTGCTCATGAAGGACCAATTTGATAATTCGTTCCTGCTGACCGAATT
Coding sequences:
- a CDS encoding glycosyltransferase, translating into MNHKDCAAVYVATGEKFVQEAKQSAESLRRQMPNLKIILHSDRMVESSLFDQVIKVDQPHYSVIDKTNCYSEVSENRLLFLDTDTFVAEPVFEIFDLLNRFELAVSHAPWRISWDRKTKRKWGIEGIPEAFSEPNTGVIGFQNTPKVQLAFRRWQELYEMHRQQGSVMHDQPAFRQTIWESDLSFYMLPPEYNCRIVFPTFINGTVKILHARFDDLDRIAERINAENGN